One stretch of Clavelina lepadiformis chromosome 6, kaClaLepa1.1, whole genome shotgun sequence DNA includes these proteins:
- the LOC143461630 gene encoding uncharacterized protein LOC143461630 isoform X1: MTALGLVALVVMLIGIQQAGSQSCGTAFATDESTLHFLYSIDKLFVIPVIQQCRDCNFSPNLLDITENDVVQIEIYIGNSYDRRDNIYEPGGTRLGAKKNWCGLYTSSQSGDCVITDRSNVCQKEIQKIATWPPKITSHGCTFDVFITFTVLKCKGSTTANATTIKETSTAAATSEQPQYSTLHQTSSKAAFVKNLKTTSVVVTNITTKYPLPTSEDTTPKTISPMPRSSKISTETWLTITIVLGILLVISNLIIAVLVQKFICQSRYSSDTEIAATVDAEPSTSNTYEMERNSNEYEMEPVSNNEYELATQQTDPIYAVAHHPSTNDQQTTYATARDTPYSGEMISNVLYRQFDENGTD, from the exons ATGACTGCTCTGGGTCTTGTAGCGTTGGTTGTAATGTTGATAG GAATACAGCAAGCAGGAAGCCAGTCTTGTGGGACAGCGTTTGCAACAGATGAATCAACGCTACATTTTCTCTACTCGATTGATAAACTCTTTGTAATTCCTGTGATCCAACAATGCAGAGATTGCAATTTCTCTCCAAATTTGTTGGATATAACTGAAAACGACGTGgttcaaattgaaatttacaTCGGTAACAGTTACGATAGACGGGACAATATATATGAACCAGGAG GAACTCGCTTAGGGGCCAAAAAAAATTGGTGTGGTCTTTACACAAGTAGCCAAAGTGGAGATTGCGTTATCACTGACAGGTCAAATGTGTGTCAAAAGGAAATTCAGAAGATTGCTACATGGCCACCTAAAATAACCTCACATGGATGCACCTTTGACGTTTTTATAACTTTCACCGTGTTAAAATGCAAAGGTAGCACAACCGCAAACGCAActacaataaaagaaacaagcACAGCAGCGGCAACAAGCGAACAACCTCAATACTCAACATTGCACCAGACGTCCTCGAAAGCTGCATTTGTTAAGAACTTAAAGACAACAAGTGTCGTTGTTACCAACATCACAACGAAGTATCCTCTACCTACCTCGGAAGACACAACTCCAAAAACAA TTTCCCCAATGCCGCGATCCAGCAAAATATCAACGGAAACGTGGTTGACAATCACCATCGTTCTTGGGATCTTACTGGTGATCAGTAATCTTATAATCGCCGTTCTTGTCCAAAAATTTAT ATGCCAGTCGAGATATAGTTCTGACACTGAAATTGCAGCAACTGTGGATGCGGAACCATCAACAAGCAATACATACGAAATGGAGAGAAATAGCAACGAATATGAAATGGAACCAGTCAGTAACAACGAGTACGAGCTAGCGACTCAACAAACTGATCCGATATACGCTGTGGCGCACCATCCTTCGACCAATGACCAACAAACGACTTACGCTACCGCACGTGACACGCCATATAGTGGAGAAATGATCAGCAACGTCCTTTACCGACAATTCGACGAAAATGGAACAGACTGA
- the LOC143461630 gene encoding uncharacterized protein LOC143461630 isoform X2 encodes MTGIQQAGSQSCGTAFATDESTLHFLYSIDKLFVIPVIQQCRDCNFSPNLLDITENDVVQIEIYIGNSYDRRDNIYEPGGTRLGAKKNWCGLYTSSQSGDCVITDRSNVCQKEIQKIATWPPKITSHGCTFDVFITFTVLKCKGSTTANATTIKETSTAAATSEQPQYSTLHQTSSKAAFVKNLKTTSVVVTNITTKYPLPTSEDTTPKTISPMPRSSKISTETWLTITIVLGILLVISNLIIAVLVQKFICQSRYSSDTEIAATVDAEPSTSNTYEMERNSNEYEMEPVSNNEYELATQQTDPIYAVAHHPSTNDQQTTYATARDTPYSGEMISNVLYRQFDENGTD; translated from the exons ATGACAG GAATACAGCAAGCAGGAAGCCAGTCTTGTGGGACAGCGTTTGCAACAGATGAATCAACGCTACATTTTCTCTACTCGATTGATAAACTCTTTGTAATTCCTGTGATCCAACAATGCAGAGATTGCAATTTCTCTCCAAATTTGTTGGATATAACTGAAAACGACGTGgttcaaattgaaatttacaTCGGTAACAGTTACGATAGACGGGACAATATATATGAACCAGGAG GAACTCGCTTAGGGGCCAAAAAAAATTGGTGTGGTCTTTACACAAGTAGCCAAAGTGGAGATTGCGTTATCACTGACAGGTCAAATGTGTGTCAAAAGGAAATTCAGAAGATTGCTACATGGCCACCTAAAATAACCTCACATGGATGCACCTTTGACGTTTTTATAACTTTCACCGTGTTAAAATGCAAAGGTAGCACAACCGCAAACGCAActacaataaaagaaacaagcACAGCAGCGGCAACAAGCGAACAACCTCAATACTCAACATTGCACCAGACGTCCTCGAAAGCTGCATTTGTTAAGAACTTAAAGACAACAAGTGTCGTTGTTACCAACATCACAACGAAGTATCCTCTACCTACCTCGGAAGACACAACTCCAAAAACAA TTTCCCCAATGCCGCGATCCAGCAAAATATCAACGGAAACGTGGTTGACAATCACCATCGTTCTTGGGATCTTACTGGTGATCAGTAATCTTATAATCGCCGTTCTTGTCCAAAAATTTAT ATGCCAGTCGAGATATAGTTCTGACACTGAAATTGCAGCAACTGTGGATGCGGAACCATCAACAAGCAATACATACGAAATGGAGAGAAATAGCAACGAATATGAAATGGAACCAGTCAGTAACAACGAGTACGAGCTAGCGACTCAACAAACTGATCCGATATACGCTGTGGCGCACCATCCTTCGACCAATGACCAACAAACGACTTACGCTACCGCACGTGACACGCCATATAGTGGAGAAATGATCAGCAACGTCCTTTACCGACAATTCGACGAAAATGGAACAGACTGA
- the LOC143461628 gene encoding uncharacterized protein LOC143461628 isoform X2, protein MKIFRPDALAFTVWICLLSPGITEVANKVRCTKEGYQCRFPFVHNGVNHTTCLPYRGYFSAYTWCPTVDDYQSKGEGVDWGKCVPSCPEGGPKTTPTTSTTNPVITTTSATSTTTTTSAPSTTTTTRAPSTTTTTRASSTTTTTSAPTTTTSTSAPSTTTTTSTPSTSTTTSTSSTTTTTSAPSTTTTTTRASSTTTTTSTPSTTTKTSAPSTTTTTSTPSTTTATSTPSTTTTTGAPSTTTTTSTLSTTITTSAPLTTTTTSAPSTTTTTRAPSTTTTTRTPSTTTTTTRASLTTTTTSAPSTTTTTSTPSTTKTTSATSTTTATSAPSTTTTTSAPSTTTTTSAPTSTTTTTTTSTTSTPTSAPSTTTTTCAPSTTTTTSTTSTTTTTTSTTSTTTITTTCAPSTTTTSTPLKSAKPSISAASSPTEVLKLVTKIVKHSTTTSMVSAETKISKQFSGSTSSSQSAVKSKNDVALPNSKSHETSAEASSTLSMKVRPKFGTTTKKTVKEDVTPLQPNGKMPTIDQSRKFLL, encoded by the exons ATGAAGATTTTTAGACCAGATGCATTAGCCTTTACTGTATGGATATGTCTGTTATCACCAGGAATCACAGAAGTGGCAAACA aAGTAAGATGTACAAAGGAAGGATACCAATGCCGCTTTCCATTCGTTCACAATGGTGTCAACCACACAACATGTCTACCTTACAGGGGTTACTTCAGTGCTTACACATGGTGCCCTACAGTTGACGATTACCAAAGTAAGGGTGAAGGCGTGGATTGGGGTAAATGCGTTCCATCGTGTCCAGAAGGTGGACCTAAGACCACTCCTACAACTTCAACGACAAATCCTGTCATTACTACTACAAGTGCGACTTcaactacaacaacaacaagtgCGCCTTcaactacaacaacaacacgTGCCCCTTcaactacaacaacaacacgTGCCTCTTCAACTACGACAACAACTAGTGCGCCTACAACTACGACATCAACTAGTGCACCTTCAACTACAACAACAACTAGTACACCTTCAACTTCAACAACAACTAGTACATCTTCAACTACAACAACAACTAGTGCGCCTTCAACTACGACAACAACAACACGTGCCTCTTCAACTACGACAACAACTAGTACGCCTTCAACTACAACAAAAACTAGTGCGCCTTCAACTACGACAACAACAAGTACACCTTCAACTACAACAGCAACTAGTACACCTTCAACTACAACAACAACTGGTGCTCCTTCAACTACGACAACAACAAGTACACTTTCAACTACAATAACAACTAGTGCACCtttaactacaacaacaacaagtgCGCCTTCAACCACAACAACAACACGTGCGCCTTcaactacaacaacaacacgTACCCCTTcaactacaacaacaacaacacgtGCCTCTTTAACTACGACAACAACTAGTGCGCCTTCAACTACGACAACAACTAGTACACCTTCAACTACAAAAACAACTAGTGCGACTTCAACTACTACAGCAACTAGTGCTCCTTCAACTACAACAACAACTAGTGCACCTTCAACTACGACAACAACTAGTGCGCCTACAAGTACAACTACAACAACAACGACAAGTACAACTTCAACACCAACTAGCGCGCCTTcaactacaacaacaacatgtGCACCTTCAACTACGACAACAACAAGTACAACTTCAACTACAACAACAACGACAAGTACAACTTCAACAACAACTATAACAACAACATGTGCACCTTCAACTACAACAACTAGTACACCTTTAAAATCAGCAAAACCTTCCATTTCGGCAGCAAGCAGTCCTACAGAGGTCCTTAAActtgtaacaaaaattgtcAAGCATTCAACAACAACCAGCATGGTTTCAGCTGAAACGAAGATATCTAAACAATTCTCTGGATCAACTAGCTCATCTCAATCGGCTGTAAAATCTAAGAATGATGTAGCTTTACCCAACTCCAAGTCACATGAAACAAGTGCAGAAGCATCTTCAACCTTGTCGATGAAAGTCAGACCGAAATTTGGCACTACAACCAAGAAAACAGTTAAAGAAGACGTTACTCCTCTACAACCCAATGGAAAAATGCCAACG ATCGATCAGTCGAGGAAATTCTTGCTATGA
- the LOC143461628 gene encoding uncharacterized protein LOC143461628 isoform X1, with protein sequence MKIFRPDALAFTVWICLLSPGITEVANKVRCTKEGYQCRFPFVHNGVNHTTCLPYRGYFSAYTWCPTVDDYQSKGEGVDWGKCVPSCPEGGPKTTPTTSTTNPVITTTSATSTTTTTSAPSTTTTTRAPSTTTTTRASSTTTTTSAPTTTTSTSAPSTTTTTSTPSTSTTTSTSSTTTTTSAPSTTTTTTRASSTTTTTSTPSTTTKTSAPSTTTTTSTPSTTTATSTPSTTTTTGAPSTTTTTSTLSTTITTSAPLTTTTTSAPSTTTTTRAPSTTTTTRTPSTTTTTTRASLTTTTTSAPSTTTTTSTPSTTKTTSATSTTTATSAPSTTTTTSAPSTTTTTSAPTSTTTTTTTSTTSTPTSAPSTTTTTCAPSTTTTTSTTSTTTTTTSTTSTTTITTTCAPSTTTTSTPLKSAKPSISAASSPTEVLKLVTKIVKHSTTTSMVSAETKISKQFSGSTSSSQSAVKSKNDVALPNSKSHETSAEASSTLSMKVRPKFGTTTKKTVKEDVTPLQPNGKMPTVGENAKMSIDSADDRSVEEILAMNRKEQGNSNNTEGTKQQQTQQRII encoded by the exons ATGAAGATTTTTAGACCAGATGCATTAGCCTTTACTGTATGGATATGTCTGTTATCACCAGGAATCACAGAAGTGGCAAACA aAGTAAGATGTACAAAGGAAGGATACCAATGCCGCTTTCCATTCGTTCACAATGGTGTCAACCACACAACATGTCTACCTTACAGGGGTTACTTCAGTGCTTACACATGGTGCCCTACAGTTGACGATTACCAAAGTAAGGGTGAAGGCGTGGATTGGGGTAAATGCGTTCCATCGTGTCCAGAAGGTGGACCTAAGACCACTCCTACAACTTCAACGACAAATCCTGTCATTACTACTACAAGTGCGACTTcaactacaacaacaacaagtgCGCCTTcaactacaacaacaacacgTGCCCCTTcaactacaacaacaacacgTGCCTCTTCAACTACGACAACAACTAGTGCGCCTACAACTACGACATCAACTAGTGCACCTTCAACTACAACAACAACTAGTACACCTTCAACTTCAACAACAACTAGTACATCTTCAACTACAACAACAACTAGTGCGCCTTCAACTACGACAACAACAACACGTGCCTCTTCAACTACGACAACAACTAGTACGCCTTCAACTACAACAAAAACTAGTGCGCCTTCAACTACGACAACAACAAGTACACCTTCAACTACAACAGCAACTAGTACACCTTCAACTACAACAACAACTGGTGCTCCTTCAACTACGACAACAACAAGTACACTTTCAACTACAATAACAACTAGTGCACCtttaactacaacaacaacaagtgCGCCTTCAACCACAACAACAACACGTGCGCCTTcaactacaacaacaacacgTACCCCTTcaactacaacaacaacaacacgtGCCTCTTTAACTACGACAACAACTAGTGCGCCTTCAACTACGACAACAACTAGTACACCTTCAACTACAAAAACAACTAGTGCGACTTCAACTACTACAGCAACTAGTGCTCCTTCAACTACAACAACAACTAGTGCACCTTCAACTACGACAACAACTAGTGCGCCTACAAGTACAACTACAACAACAACGACAAGTACAACTTCAACACCAACTAGCGCGCCTTcaactacaacaacaacatgtGCACCTTCAACTACGACAACAACAAGTACAACTTCAACTACAACAACAACGACAAGTACAACTTCAACAACAACTATAACAACAACATGTGCACCTTCAACTACAACAACTAGTACACCTTTAAAATCAGCAAAACCTTCCATTTCGGCAGCAAGCAGTCCTACAGAGGTCCTTAAActtgtaacaaaaattgtcAAGCATTCAACAACAACCAGCATGGTTTCAGCTGAAACGAAGATATCTAAACAATTCTCTGGATCAACTAGCTCATCTCAATCGGCTGTAAAATCTAAGAATGATGTAGCTTTACCCAACTCCAAGTCACATGAAACAAGTGCAGAAGCATCTTCAACCTTGTCGATGAAAGTCAGACCGAAATTTGGCACTACAACCAAGAAAACAGTTAAAGAAGACGTTACTCCTCTACAACCCAATGGAAAAATGCCAACGGTTGGTGAAAATGCCAAGATGTCCATCGATTCTGCAGACG ATCGATCAGTCGAGGAAATTCTTGCTATGAACAGAAAGGAGCAAGGCAACAGCAACAACACTGAAGGAACAAAGCAACAGCAAACACAACAACGCATTATTTAA
- the LOC143461629 gene encoding uncharacterized protein LOC143461629, protein MSYEHLFLNDTEILKYAYFKYPVSAYIQNYVRFNKVFAWITFSSYLLTVVRSKSNAAGSSPYSNTQQTVCARRRIRPLITTSAIYTYSNNEQNRIRLVPLKKKFCLWLYSYRQVMKQTAVVPLVVIAFCYISTEILPAESKKCSHAIRRDESTFSFFYSSAKTSSCGKTSTTISTDNSTLNITENDVVQIETLIIKRYDNNDDLLTPDDRRLNENETSWCGLYSKVSRAKCKSMERLDNCNPEIRIVDTWPPRITANGSFMAIISFRVWKCFVYITSDKTNTPAPKQENTTSTSEPITIIIIVLGISLGISVVVIVLLIRKFICLPLISQDTVENPPTINNNPAAMNENEYETESPENGHEFRSQEIDAIYSTAHNFSTNDQLPMYASANDPVSSSEMVNNVLYQQYRARETN, encoded by the exons ATGTCTTACGAGCATCTGTTCTTAAATGATACAGAAATCTTAAAATATGCGTATTTCAAGTACCCAGTCAGTGCCTATATCCAAAATTATGTCCGCTTTAACAAAGTTTTCGCCTGGATAACTTTTTCATCATATTTGTTAACAGTAGTTCGAAGTAAAAGCAATGCAGCAGGAAGCTCTCCGTACTCGAACACACAACAGACAGTGTGTGCGCGTAGACGTATTCGTCCGTTGATAACTACCAGTGCCATTTATACGTACAGCAACAACGAGCAAAACAGAATCAGACTAGTAcctttaaaaaagaaattttgtttgtggttGTATAGTTACAGGCAGGTCATGAAACAGACAGCAGTGGTTCCTCTGGTCGTTATAGCATTTTGCTATATTTCTACAG AAATACTACCAGCAGAAAGTAAGAAGTGTAGTCACGCAATTCGTCGTGATGAATCAACGTTTAGCTTTTTTTACTCCTCCGCCAAAACTAGTTCCTGCGGCAAGACATCTACCACCATCTCAACAGATAACTCTACGCTAAATATAACAGAAAACGATGTGGTTCAAATCGAAACGTTAATAATTAAGAGATACGACAATAACGATGATCTGCTAACACCGGACG ATCGTCGTCtgaatgaaaatgaaacaagCTGGTGTGGTCTATATTCCAAAGTCAGTCGCGCAAAATGCAAAAGCATGGAAAGATTAGATAATTGCAAtcctgaaattagaatagttgaTACTTGGCCACCGAGAATAACTGCAAATGGTTCTTTTATGGCCATAATCTCGTTCCGCGTATGGAAGTGCTTCGTTTACATCACGTCAGacaaaacaa ATACACCAGCGCCcaagcaagaaaacacaacatCAACATCAGAACCAATAACCATAATCATCATTGTTCTTGGCATTTCACTTGGAATTAGCGTTGTTGTGATTGTTCTACTTATTAGGAAGTTCAT TTGTCTACCGCTCATTAGTCAAGATACTGTTGAAAACCCTCCCACCATCAATAATAACCCAGCAGCGATGAATGAAAACGAATACGAGACCGAATCACCTGAAAACGGTCACGAGTTCAGAAGTCAAGAAATCGATGCAATATACTCCACGGCGCACAATTTTTCGACTAACGATCAGCTTCCGATGTACGCTTCTGCAAATGACCCCGTTAGCAGCAGTGAAATGGTCAACAACGTGCTTTACCAACAATATAGAGCAAGAGAAACAAACTAA